A section of the Synergistota bacterium genome encodes:
- a CDS encoding response regulator: MRKVIVVDDATTVRKFLREVLEKEGFEVEEAANGLEALEKALVRDFDLFVIDINMPVLDGCSLVQKLRESSEIKQVPILIVTTESGEKDIDTAYERGANFYLVKPVKPKEFLIYVKLLTGVRL, from the coding sequence ATGAGAAAGGTTATTGTTGTAGATGATGCAACCACTGTTAGGAAGTTTTTAAGGGAGGTTTTGGAGAAAGAGGGCTTTGAGGTTGAAGAAGCTGCAAACGGTCTTGAGGCTCTCGAAAAGGCTTTAGTTAGGGATTTTGATCTTTTTGTGATAGATATTAATATGCCAGTGCTTGATGGCTGTTCTTTAGTTCAGAAGCTCAGGGAGTCGAGCGAGATAAAGCAGGTTCCTATACTTATAGTTACAACTGAATCTGGAGAGAAAGATATAGATACGGCCTATGAGAGAGGGGCTAACTTCTATTTGGTTAAGCCCGTTAAGCCTAAAGAGTTTTTGATCTATGTTAAGCTTCTGACAGGGGTGCGATTGTGA